One part of the Sporosarcina ureae genome encodes these proteins:
- a CDS encoding transposase family protein — MTIRKLDWYNKEKEVLKMNLLSWTPPDTFMELLHVEAASEITRLIVESTRSSSCCPTCSRSSNQSHSRYTRKVQDEPYNGRPAELLILSRKWFCEYEDCPVKIFTERFDGLSPNRRRTQRAEDILRKIAFSTSCLTAEKIAHAIHMPISHDALLALIYRTDIISEVSPFPGN; from the coding sequence ATGACAATCAGAAAGCTAGATTGGTATAATAAAGAGAAAGAGGTGTTGAAGATGAACCTTTTAAGCTGGACGCCTCCCGACACTTTTATGGAATTGCTTCATGTGGAAGCAGCCTCTGAAATAACCAGACTGATTGTTGAAAGTACCCGATCCTCTTCCTGCTGCCCCACTTGTTCTCGATCCAGTAACCAATCTCATAGCCGATATACACGCAAGGTTCAAGATGAACCTTACAATGGCCGTCCTGCGGAATTGCTGATCCTCTCACGGAAATGGTTTTGTGAATATGAGGATTGCCCGGTGAAAATTTTTACCGAAAGGTTTGATGGTCTGTCGCCTAATCGGCGCCGTACTCAGCGTGCGGAGGATATCCTTCGTAAAATTGCCTTCTCCACGAGCTGCCTCACGGCCGAGAAGATCGCTCATGCCATCCATATGCCAATCAGCCACGACGCACTATTGGCTTTAATTTACCGGACAGACATCATATCTGAGGTGTCTCCCTTTCCTGGGAATTGA
- the radC gene encoding RadC family protein, with the protein MKYGTNVEQMEWSMVKEEGKHVPAKRVDIVSVRLLKESSLLYKDRSIRSPQDGYNLFKQFLGELDREYFVIICLNVKNQPTAISVCHIGNLNSCIVSPREIMKTAILSNAASIILLHNHPSGHPKPSQEDIDVTRRLKDAGSIIGIDVLDHLVIGDESFVSLKEEGHL; encoded by the coding sequence ATGAAGTATGGAACGAATGTTGAACAGATGGAATGGTCTATGGTAAAGGAAGAAGGTAAACATGTCCCTGCAAAACGAGTGGATATTGTTTCGGTTCGGTTGTTGAAGGAATCAAGTCTGTTGTATAAGGATCGTTCGATCCGAAGTCCGCAAGACGGGTATAACTTGTTTAAGCAATTCTTGGGTGAATTGGATAGGGAGTATTTTGTAATTATATGTTTAAATGTAAAAAATCAACCGACCGCCATTAGCGTCTGTCACATTGGCAATCTAAATTCATGCATTGTAAGCCCGAGAGAAATTATGAAAACAGCAATACTTTCAAATGCTGCATCGATAATTCTGCTTCACAATCATCCTTCCGGCCATCCCAAACCTTCACAGGAAGATATTGATGTAACAAGGCGCTTAAAAGATGCTGGCAGTATTATTGGCATTGATGTGCTCGATCATTTGGTGATTGGCGATGAAAGCTTTGTGTCACTGAAAGAGGAGGGGCATTTGTGA
- a CDS encoding DUF960 family protein yields MFDHQYNRYMTRTIAEEVHTEIAMILWQLIDSKRKQGIELDYLQVFELEENDGKQAIVQRQEVPERKSFLIVSLKEAKPISRTVWCIDSGVESEGQMMSFPSDY; encoded by the coding sequence ATGTTTGATCATCAGTATAATCGTTACATGACAAGAACAATTGCAGAGGAAGTTCACACAGAAATAGCAATGATTCTGTGGCAGCTTATTGATAGTAAAAGGAAGCAGGGCATTGAATTGGACTACCTACAAGTATTCGAGTTGGAAGAGAATGACGGCAAGCAGGCAATTGTTCAGCGACAGGAAGTACCGGAAAGAAAGTCCTTTTTGATTGTGTCGCTAAAAGAGGCAAAACCAATAAGTAGAACAGTATGGTGTATAGATTCAGGCGTTGAGAGTGAAGGACAAATGATGTCGTTTCCTAGTGATTACTAA
- a CDS encoding beta strand repeat-containing protein: MKDKVDAENLNSLHFTIDGLTVSNAAVKQTDDKTVVLTTAVQKGGEKYTVTLNDKAIGSFTGVSAVVPEKIKMTQSFNQSKVGKQVILTADIGVKEAGVPVTFNIDAPSGSLNKDIIVEVPTNAEGLATYSYTQYAAGTDVVSVYPTGAPTTRDVSKVYWGVEDILAVTESATGEAINGTTRTYEVVLRDPVNGQPLANQTVNVAFKENIDSANGTNAVLADPRTGTAAVTPFQSATNERAFSIVTDANGKAVFTLTGANTKVTPIVYLDNASIGHGIAGNGNGRWEAGELQAVLPTVEFKGAQSGYTFDFGTMTSAEYATGLTNNREYKVTVKKADGTPYANGQVQLGFEEILDNNLSTNTSAVYTNKAGTANNGQRMTATADDKGVVTFYVAEPTVASQNVKATPAIWIDLDAAGNTNGVRESGEPQALAPSTTFQQTLAASSALAVTSQATEGPHVTGDTVNARFQLLNQSNQLSTTAGFNRVTYTITNTSGAAVTFRPSLTDQTSGASFTNMTTSFANATPTAFTNNSAVTINAGSSITISGTAPGFTAAAGTTPDVSTTNRALLSFAAPDQANSFDISATGTAVRATATSDARNVTNVSQAAKSLSVVRATVAQNATTYAGKIIGFTTDDDTAAATFGRVVVQLDNGSNIVVPYKAADTVRIGTDGNFAGTFTAATFDQFENKLAIDNRLKVAYVAAGASTLDLANVKNIGSTGNAKGNTGGPISNGFAGTTAVPYQAEVVAAPGVYFSNTISGSVGTGSITVTDGTDALAINITATTPATIATEITDALAVYNTNPGNAATTVDITAVAEGGKVKLSGVANTNSAGVTASSMPEFNVATVANKVAAPAVAAQYDFDLSGLTSITAGDKFTVNGTTYTAVTSGGSSALKTFTVAGGAGNLNADIAALATVVNNVDTTFSASSTTTVLELTQRVAGTGNIPANITKQ, translated from the coding sequence ATGAAGGATAAGGTTGACGCTGAAAACCTTAACTCTCTACACTTCACAATCGACGGTTTGACTGTATCTAACGCTGCAGTAAAACAAACTGACGATAAGACTGTAGTATTGACAACTGCTGTTCAAAAAGGCGGAGAAAAGTACACAGTAACATTGAATGACAAAGCAATCGGTTCATTCACTGGTGTATCTGCTGTTGTTCCTGAAAAAATCAAAATGACTCAAAGCTTCAACCAATCTAAAGTTGGTAAGCAAGTTATCCTTACTGCTGATATCGGCGTAAAAGAAGCTGGCGTTCCAGTAACATTCAACATTGACGCTCCATCTGGTTCATTGAACAAAGATATCATCGTTGAAGTACCGACTAACGCTGAAGGTCTTGCAACTTATTCCTACACTCAATACGCTGCAGGTACTGACGTAGTATCAGTTTACCCAACTGGTGCACCAACTACTCGCGACGTATCTAAAGTATACTGGGGCGTTGAAGACATTCTTGCTGTTACAGAAAGTGCAACAGGAGAAGCTATCAACGGAACTACTCGTACTTATGAAGTAGTACTTCGTGATCCTGTAAACGGTCAGCCATTAGCTAACCAAACAGTAAACGTAGCATTCAAAGAAAACATTGATTCTGCTAACGGAACGAACGCTGTACTAGCTGATCCACGTACTGGTACTGCTGCAGTGACTCCATTCCAGTCTGCAACAAACGAAAGAGCATTCTCTATCGTAACGGATGCAAATGGTAAAGCAGTATTCACATTAACAGGTGCAAACACGAAAGTTACACCAATTGTTTACCTTGACAATGCATCAATCGGACATGGTATTGCTGGTAACGGTAACGGACGTTGGGAAGCTGGCGAACTACAAGCTGTTCTACCGACTGTTGAGTTCAAAGGTGCTCAGTCAGGCTACACATTTGACTTCGGTACTATGACAAGTGCAGAGTATGCAACGGGTCTAACTAACAACCGTGAGTACAAAGTAACTGTGAAAAAAGCAGACGGAACACCATATGCAAACGGTCAAGTACAACTTGGATTTGAAGAAATCCTTGACAACAACCTAAGCACAAACACTTCTGCTGTTTACACAAACAAAGCAGGTACTGCTAACAACGGTCAGCGTATGACTGCTACTGCAGACGATAAAGGTGTGGTAACATTCTATGTTGCTGAGCCGACTGTTGCATCACAAAATGTAAAAGCAACACCTGCAATCTGGATAGATCTTGATGCAGCTGGAAACACGAATGGAGTACGTGAATCTGGTGAGCCACAAGCTCTTGCACCAAGCACTACGTTCCAACAAACATTGGCAGCTAGCTCTGCACTTGCGGTAACTTCACAAGCAACTGAAGGACCACACGTGACAGGCGATACCGTAAATGCACGTTTCCAATTGTTGAACCAATCTAATCAATTGTCTACAACAGCTGGATTTAACCGTGTAACTTACACAATCACAAATACATCTGGCGCAGCAGTAACATTCAGACCGTCATTGACTGACCAAACATCTGGTGCTTCATTTACTAACATGACAACATCATTTGCAAATGCAACGCCAACTGCATTCACTAACAATTCTGCAGTGACAATCAATGCTGGTTCAAGTATCACGATTTCTGGTACAGCACCTGGATTCACAGCAGCTGCTGGAACAACTCCAGACGTATCTACAACGAACCGTGCGTTATTATCATTTGCAGCACCTGATCAAGCGAACTCATTCGACATCAGTGCAACTGGTACAGCAGTACGCGCAACGGCTACTTCAGATGCTCGTAACGTAACAAATGTTAGCCAAGCTGCAAAATCATTGTCAGTAGTACGGGCTACTGTGGCACAGAACGCTACTACGTATGCAGGTAAAATCATTGGCTTTACTACAGATGATGATACTGCAGCAGCCACATTTGGCCGTGTAGTTGTTCAATTGGATAATGGTTCAAACATTGTGGTACCTTACAAAGCTGCAGATACAGTTCGAATCGGAACAGATGGAAACTTTGCTGGAACGTTCACAGCAGCTACATTTGATCAGTTTGAAAATAAACTAGCTATTGATAATCGCCTAAAAGTTGCTTATGTAGCAGCTGGTGCTTCAACATTAGATCTTGCTAACGTGAAGAACATTGGTTCTACTGGCAATGCTAAAGGAAATACAGGTGGTCCAATTTCTAATGGTTTTGCAGGAACAACAGCAGTTCCATATCAAGCTGAAGTAGTTGCCGCTCCTGGAGTGTACTTCAGTAATACAATTTCTGGTTCAGTTGGTACAGGTTCTATTACTGTAACTGATGGTACAGATGCGTTGGCCATTAACATTACTGCTACAACACCTGCAACGATTGCTACTGAAATTACTGACGCATTAGCGGTCTATAATACGAACCCAGGTAACGCTGCTACAACTGTTGATATTACAGCAGTTGCTGAAGGTGGAAAGGTTAAATTGAGTGGAGTTGCCAATACAAATTCAGCTGGTGTTACAGCTTCAAGCATGCCTGAGTTTAACGTCGCTACTGTAGCTAATAAAGTAGCAGCTCCAGCAGTAGCAGCACAGTATGACTTTGATCTTTCTGGCTTAACTTCAATTACAGCTGGCGATAAGTTCACTGTAAATGGTACTACTTATACTGCAGTAACAAGTGGTGGAAGCTCGGCATTGAAAACATTCACAGTTGCTGGGGGAGCAGGAAACCTAAATGCTGATATTGCGGCACTAGCAACAGTTGTAAATAATGTTGATACTACTTTCTCTGCGTCTTCAACTACTACTGTACTTGAATTAACACAACGTGTAGCGGGAACAGGAAATATTCCAGCGAACATTACTAAACAATAA
- a CDS encoding DUF927 domain-containing protein — protein MTTTPNNLTSRPIIAIEQAKLEAGESFEVGSFFLNGEGIFHTTKEKGTGELVTRKISEPLFIKHSVQNLDSQVVELVLCYKYKGKYLERNIGLIELNPIELLKLLSFGVDVTHTQVKLVASFLQEQQKRAPHQELFQEVGWHEDEEMNLVFRHHRVHPYSVLAHARNDSRDGKYNLEPHGELSVFLNMIQEEVMGNTALEAALCMGFSAPLVGYLSKKYSDIGTLLIHIVGDSTKGKTTAALLAISPFGDPSSKEKGLMKTWNGTGNAIINQLAENHGIPVVLDELSMSTAQNLTSEIYVLTHGVEKSRLNEYMKQRKQGKWATTLISNGEQSLSVRTNQNTGLSLRLMELPNVEWTSSAKNADAIRKIIQDHYGHAGEEFLAYIFAEGVSLIEEKWDVWQKRFIDLLPPSQFRSRIAKKYGILLAAGDLANESLHLGLDLEAILLFFVQNEKEQMSARDIGGKALDFITQEIIQHQANFRREGSYHSPLNCWGKMFIHPDGVEVAFLKNVLEHQLRLGGFEDAKIVIRDWKEKGLLLTEGDRSTKRTKIFEASEQAERQKIHGSKPVPSKLQDTTYNIKLPLDTLEGLIEAPEQSLDLTDPSSRFTI, from the coding sequence ATGACGACTACACCAAATAATCTAACGAGTAGACCCATTATCGCTATTGAACAAGCAAAGCTAGAAGCAGGAGAATCATTCGAAGTAGGTAGTTTCTTCTTGAATGGAGAGGGAATCTTTCACACAACGAAAGAAAAAGGAACAGGCGAACTTGTCACAAGAAAAATTAGTGAACCTTTGTTTATCAAACACTCAGTTCAGAATCTAGATTCACAAGTAGTCGAACTAGTACTCTGCTACAAGTATAAGGGGAAATACCTTGAACGAAACATCGGTCTAATAGAACTCAACCCGATTGAATTGCTGAAGCTGTTGAGTTTCGGGGTAGATGTAACACATACTCAAGTCAAACTAGTCGCAAGCTTTCTTCAAGAACAACAGAAACGAGCACCGCACCAAGAACTCTTTCAAGAAGTGGGGTGGCATGAGGATGAAGAAATGAATCTAGTTTTTCGGCATCATCGTGTTCATCCTTACTCAGTTCTTGCACATGCTCGGAATGATTCGAGGGATGGAAAATATAACTTGGAACCACATGGAGAACTATCTGTATTCTTGAACATGATTCAAGAAGAAGTCATGGGGAACACCGCACTAGAAGCTGCGTTGTGTATGGGCTTCTCTGCTCCATTGGTTGGTTACTTATCTAAGAAGTACAGTGACATCGGTACGTTGTTAATACATATTGTGGGAGATAGTACAAAAGGCAAAACAACAGCCGCCTTGTTAGCTATTTCCCCCTTTGGAGATCCATCCAGCAAAGAAAAAGGGTTAATGAAAACATGGAATGGAACAGGAAATGCCATCATCAATCAGTTGGCTGAAAATCATGGAATTCCGGTTGTGTTAGATGAGTTATCCATGAGTACTGCACAAAATCTCACCTCAGAAATCTATGTATTAACGCATGGTGTTGAAAAGTCACGCTTAAATGAATACATGAAGCAGCGGAAACAAGGGAAGTGGGCAACAACGCTTATCTCAAACGGGGAACAATCCCTCTCCGTTAGAACCAATCAAAACACGGGACTTAGTCTCCGTCTCATGGAGCTTCCCAATGTGGAATGGACATCTTCCGCAAAAAATGCAGATGCGATTCGCAAGATCATTCAAGACCATTACGGTCATGCAGGTGAAGAGTTCCTAGCGTACATCTTTGCCGAAGGTGTCTCACTCATCGAAGAGAAGTGGGACGTGTGGCAAAAACGGTTCATTGATTTATTGCCACCCAGTCAGTTCCGTTCAAGAATTGCGAAAAAGTACGGGATCTTACTAGCGGCTGGAGACCTAGCTAATGAATCTCTTCATCTGGGCTTGGACTTAGAAGCTATTCTACTGTTCTTTGTACAGAACGAAAAGGAACAGATGTCAGCAAGGGATATTGGTGGAAAAGCCTTAGACTTTATCACACAAGAAATCATTCAACACCAAGCGAACTTCCGTAGAGAAGGCAGCTATCATAGCCCACTCAATTGTTGGGGAAAGATGTTCATCCATCCAGATGGTGTGGAAGTTGCGTTTCTTAAAAATGTGCTAGAACACCAATTGCGTCTAGGTGGATTTGAGGATGCTAAGATCGTGATACGTGATTGGAAAGAAAAAGGATTATTACTGACTGAAGGAGATAGAAGCACCAAACGAACGAAGATTTTTGAGGCATCTGAGCAAGCAGAACGCCAGAAGATTCACGGAAGTAAACCTGTACCAAGTAAACTACAGGATACGACCTACAATATTAAACTACCACTCGATACGTTGGAGGGACTCATTGAAGCACCTGAACAATCACTCGATCTAACTGATCCATCGAGTCGCTTTACAATCTAG
- a CDS encoding DUF960 family protein, which produces MFSPDKPIFVTSTIAEELPAEHRQFIHQYIEDNHELMTDNLQVFTFYEEHGQQFLSQRQENLERNTTLFVALKNDQPINLTLYMRSQVEKGTIIMYLDD; this is translated from the coding sequence ATGTTTTCACCTGATAAACCGATCTTTGTTACGAGTACTATTGCAGAAGAATTGCCTGCTGAGCACCGACAATTCATTCACCAGTACATTGAGGACAATCATGAATTGATGACAGATAATCTTCAAGTTTTTACATTCTATGAAGAACATGGCCAACAATTTCTTTCTCAGCGACAAGAAAACCTTGAGAGAAACACAACCCTCTTTGTCGCGTTGAAGAATGATCAACCTATTAATTTGACTCTTTATATGCGGAGTCAGGTCGAAAAAGGAACGATTATTATGTATCTCGATGACTAA
- a CDS encoding tyrosine-type recombinase/integrase has product MNSSVKQSLLMHQAIQEFEEWIIRRGLSSETLRRYCMDVNQFSQWVAAVFNGPVLIDEITTKHLEGFVEYLSTERNCQPRSVNRKLNVLSVFFQCMVKKKHLVENPLDDFERMKVLDKERIFLSKEEVERIIQAVDHPVIHYFIMTMAYTGIRVNECIHLTLKDVDFESNCVRVMNGKGGKNRVVPMNPQLKEQLQLYLSEHRPKTESLFFFALKKTGSVSSQYINKTLKLACKKTGIEKNVTSHILRHSFASYLVQKDTHVAVIQRLLGHASLKTTSIYLHVRQEDMQDAINQIDF; this is encoded by the coding sequence ATGAATTCATCAGTAAAACAGAGCTTACTCATGCATCAAGCCATTCAAGAATTTGAAGAGTGGATAATCCGTAGAGGACTTAGTTCAGAAACTTTGAGAAGGTATTGCATGGACGTCAATCAATTTAGTCAGTGGGTAGCAGCTGTATTCAATGGACCTGTACTCATTGATGAAATTACCACAAAACACCTCGAAGGATTTGTTGAATATCTTTCTACTGAACGGAACTGTCAGCCAAGAAGTGTGAATCGTAAACTCAATGTACTATCCGTATTCTTTCAATGTATGGTGAAGAAAAAACACCTCGTAGAGAATCCCTTAGATGATTTTGAACGCATGAAAGTACTCGACAAAGAACGTATCTTCCTCAGTAAAGAAGAAGTAGAACGTATCATCCAAGCAGTTGACCATCCAGTGATCCACTACTTTATCATGACGATGGCATACACAGGTATTCGAGTAAATGAATGTATTCATCTAACCCTGAAAGACGTGGACTTTGAATCCAACTGTGTACGGGTGATGAATGGAAAGGGAGGAAAGAATCGAGTGGTTCCTATGAATCCACAGCTAAAAGAACAGCTTCAACTTTATCTATCCGAACACCGTCCCAAAACAGAATCCCTCTTCTTCTTTGCCTTGAAGAAGACAGGTTCAGTTAGTTCACAATACATCAACAAAACGTTAAAACTAGCATGTAAGAAAACAGGCATTGAAAAAAACGTGACCAGTCACATCTTACGTCACTCATTTGCTAGTTACTTAGTTCAGAAAGACACGCATGTTGCAGTCATTCAACGATTATTAGGGCATGCAAGTTTAAAAACCACATCCATCTATCTGCACGTTCGACAAGAAGACATGCAAGATGCTATCAACCAAATAGACTTTTGA
- a CDS encoding integrase core domain-containing protein: MFLSNHHHDLWATDFFTIPTLKFRVLYGLVVIHHQSREIVYFAVTTNPTAEWTIQQFRNATPYGKVPKYLLHDNDPIFCSKAFQAFLRSSEIASKKTAYRSPWQNPYAERVIGTVKRELLDHIIPLNERHLYSLLREYISYYNNDRTHQGIDGKTPITSPTYLQTSAEETKLEAMPVLNGLYHTYKKAA; this comes from the coding sequence ATGTTCCTGAGTAATCATCACCACGATCTGTGGGCGACCGATTTCTTTACCATTCCTACATTAAAGTTCCGAGTGTTGTACGGCTTAGTCGTCATCCACCATCAGAGCCGGGAAATCGTTTACTTCGCTGTCACTACAAACCCGACTGCTGAATGGACCATCCAGCAATTCCGCAACGCAACACCTTATGGTAAAGTACCCAAGTATTTATTGCATGACAACGATCCAATTTTCTGTTCTAAAGCATTTCAAGCGTTTTTACGATCATCGGAAATCGCTTCGAAGAAGACGGCTTATCGCTCGCCATGGCAAAATCCTTACGCAGAAAGAGTCATTGGAACAGTGAAGAGAGAACTGTTGGACCACATCATCCCACTGAATGAGCGGCATTTATATTCGCTGTTACGAGAATACATCAGCTATTATAACAATGATCGGACACATCAAGGCATCGACGGCAAGACGCCAATTACTTCACCAACGTATCTCCAGACTTCAGCGGAAGAGACAAAACTTGAAGCGATGCCTGTACTGAATGGTCTCTATCATACATATAAGAAAGCAGCTTAG
- a CDS encoding transposase encodes MICDHQQGIPLALLPDRRPETVARWLKRFPSVQVVSRDGFTAFRQAISRANPAINQVYDRWHLIRNAKKQVDTHLASHMPASINWSEAAEGMPIPLTASEKAAIARQSQKWSLILEIQAEHKSGKNLSELSREFQLDWRTIQKYVNLQSPPIDRRIRAKPIDAYAEEVIQLEQAGHTVKSIYQLVQGQGYEGTYSAVRSLVQSERKKRKYNVPKKISVSRRKLAAIIWKPRDEHNEEEQVLLKQCLSLYPSAKEFVESVQVLRLSFSKPNEDQFLQWMNAQLLDRTSPFHHYARRLRSDLQAIRNSFIQPYSNGRLEGQINRLKTIKRVTYGRASLKLLEKRVLYRTQ; translated from the coding sequence ATGATCTGCGATCATCAGCAAGGAATTCCGCTGGCTTTGTTACCCGATCGCCGTCCCGAAACCGTCGCCAGATGGCTGAAGCGTTTTCCATCGGTGCAAGTGGTAAGCAGAGATGGTTTCACTGCCTTCCGGCAGGCGATTTCCAGAGCGAACCCTGCCATTAACCAAGTGTATGACCGATGGCACTTGATTCGAAATGCCAAAAAACAAGTCGATACACATTTGGCGTCTCATATGCCTGCTTCGATTAACTGGAGTGAAGCAGCGGAAGGAATGCCGATCCCTTTGACAGCTTCTGAAAAAGCTGCGATTGCACGGCAGTCACAAAAATGGTCTCTAATCCTAGAGATTCAAGCGGAACATAAAAGCGGAAAAAATCTCTCCGAACTCTCCAGAGAATTCCAATTGGATTGGAGAACCATCCAAAAATATGTCAATTTACAGTCTCCGCCAATCGATCGTAGAATCCGTGCGAAACCTATTGACGCCTACGCTGAGGAGGTTATTCAATTAGAACAGGCGGGCCATACAGTCAAATCCATCTATCAGCTCGTTCAAGGACAAGGTTATGAAGGAACCTATTCGGCAGTGCGCTCACTGGTTCAATCAGAAAGGAAAAAGCGAAAATATAACGTTCCAAAAAAGATATCGGTATCACGGCGAAAACTTGCCGCTATTATCTGGAAGCCGAGAGATGAACATAATGAGGAAGAACAAGTACTGCTTAAACAATGTCTATCTCTTTACCCTTCGGCAAAAGAGTTTGTTGAATCAGTACAAGTGCTTCGCCTATCCTTCTCTAAGCCAAATGAGGACCAGTTTTTACAATGGATGAATGCCCAGCTCTTGGACCGAACCTCTCCCTTTCATCATTATGCACGCCGTCTTCGAAGCGATTTGCAGGCTATCCGGAATTCTTTCATACAACCGTATAGTAATGGCCGGCTGGAAGGGCAGATTAATCGTCTCAAAACCATCAAACGGGTTACTTATGGTCGTGCAAGTTTGAAATTGCTGGAGAAGCGTGTACTTTACCGCACTCAATGA
- a CDS encoding tyrosine-type recombinase/integrase, translating into MDDLLTEFRTWLLEDGKSPRTVDSYCHDVQQYHIYLVEKAVDDQQLLSRFLFVQYKQQVQNRKLAISTINKAINSLKVYNDFLQMKGLVEENFIQLKRDQIQIATGSEHVVTTLTENEVEKLLFYVEDKMKVTSRNKLILYLLLYTGVRVTELIQIKLADIDRLTATLTVRGKGNRVREISLRQDVLVLITEYLKGERSESKFADSEYLLVSQRSEKLHRDSVRSWLAIISEEVGFKLHPHMFRHTFCTRLLNKGVDITTVSKLAGHANVNMTIKYYINITREQKQDAVEKL; encoded by the coding sequence ATGGATGACTTATTGACGGAGTTTAGAACTTGGTTGCTTGAAGACGGTAAAAGTCCAAGAACGGTAGATTCATATTGCCATGACGTGCAACAGTATCATATTTATTTAGTGGAGAAGGCAGTTGACGATCAGCAGCTGCTTTCTCGTTTCCTCTTTGTTCAATATAAGCAACAAGTTCAGAATCGTAAGCTAGCTATCAGTACGATTAACAAAGCCATCAACAGCTTGAAAGTTTACAACGACTTCCTTCAGATGAAAGGACTCGTAGAAGAGAACTTCATTCAGTTGAAAAGAGACCAAATCCAAATTGCGACCGGCAGTGAACATGTTGTCACGACGTTAACGGAAAATGAAGTGGAAAAATTACTTTTTTACGTAGAAGACAAGATGAAAGTAACGTCTAGGAATAAATTGATACTATACCTTTTACTATATACCGGTGTTCGTGTAACTGAGTTGATTCAGATTAAACTAGCGGACATTGACCGATTGACAGCCACATTAACTGTCAGAGGGAAAGGAAATCGGGTTCGGGAAATCAGTTTACGACAAGATGTGCTTGTGCTTATTACTGAATATCTAAAGGGAGAGAGAAGCGAATCTAAGTTTGCGGATAGCGAGTACCTGCTTGTCAGTCAAAGAAGTGAAAAACTTCATCGGGATTCGGTTAGAAGCTGGTTAGCCATCATTTCTGAGGAAGTAGGATTCAAGCTTCATCCTCACATGTTTAGGCATACATTCTGTACTAGGTTGTTGAATAAAGGAGTGGATATTACGACGGTTAGTAAGTTAGCTGGACATGCCAATGTTAACATGACGATAAAATACTACATTAACATTACGCGTGAACAGAAACAGGACGCAGTGGAAAAACTGTAA